A genomic region of Balneolaceae bacterium contains the following coding sequences:
- a CDS encoding ParB/RepB/Spo0J family partition protein has protein sequence MSSRKALGRGLGAFFPDYEGEGKDAPEGEGRNPAADPKARVNVVLHVPVQNIRPNPHQPRKEFREESLRELAHSIESHGLIQPITVRYLGEKRFELISGERRLRASKQAGLREIPAYVREVEDDQILSFALIENIQREDLNPIEIAVGYQRLVEEAGLTQAEVAEKVGKNRSTVANMLRLLNLPAFVQAALR, from the coding sequence ATGTCATCCAGAAAAGCATTGGGACGAGGTTTGGGAGCTTTTTTCCCCGACTACGAGGGCGAGGGGAAGGACGCCCCGGAAGGGGAGGGCCGCAATCCCGCTGCCGACCCCAAGGCGCGCGTCAATGTGGTGCTGCACGTTCCGGTGCAGAACATCCGTCCCAATCCCCACCAGCCGCGTAAGGAGTTCCGCGAGGAGAGCCTGAGGGAGCTGGCCCACTCCATCGAGAGTCACGGGCTCATCCAGCCCATCACCGTGCGCTACCTGGGCGAAAAGCGTTTTGAGCTGATCAGCGGAGAGCGCCGCCTGCGCGCTTCCAAACAGGCAGGTTTGCGGGAGATCCCGGCCTACGTGCGGGAGGTGGAGGACGATCAGATCCTTTCCTTTGCCCTTATTGAGAATATTCAGCGGGAGGACCTCAATCCCATCGAGATTGCCGTAGGCTACCAGCGGCTGGTGGAGGAGGCCGGCCTCACGCAGGCCGAGGTGGCCGAGAAGGTGGGCAAGAACCGCTCTACGGTGGCCAACATGCTGCGCCTGCTCAACCTGCCCGCCTTTGTGCAGGCCGCCCTGCGCGA
- a CDS encoding AAA family ATPase has protein sequence MGKVISIANQKGGVGKTTTAINLAASLAAIEHTTLVIDIDPQSNTTSGLGIEPKTVSSSIYEVMVGGVDATDAIRETELPFLDLIPSHINLVGAEIEMIDRQERERILQKAIASLRDKYDVIIIDCPPSLGLLTINSLTASDSVIIPVQCEYFALEGLGQLLNTIKIVRQHLNTGLEIEGVLLTMFDTRTRLSDQVAEEVRKYFEDRVFKSVIARNVRLAEAPSFGKPALLYDSTSTGAKNYLSLARELIHRNKKLFKDSPVFAN, from the coding sequence ATGGGTAAAGTTATTTCCATTGCAAATCAGAAAGGCGGGGTTGGCAAGACGACGACGGCCATCAACCTTGCAGCCAGCCTGGCAGCCATCGAGCACACAACCCTCGTCATCGATATCGACCCGCAGAGCAACACCACCAGCGGACTGGGCATCGAACCCAAAACGGTAAGCAGCTCCATCTATGAGGTGATGGTGGGTGGCGTGGACGCCACTGACGCCATACGGGAGACCGAACTTCCCTTCCTGGATCTGATCCCATCCCACATCAACCTGGTTGGAGCCGAAATCGAGATGATCGACCGGCAGGAACGAGAACGCATCCTGCAGAAAGCCATCGCCTCGCTGCGGGACAAATACGATGTTATCATTATTGACTGTCCGCCCTCGCTGGGTTTGCTGACCATCAACTCGCTGACCGCCTCCGATTCGGTCATTATTCCGGTACAGTGCGAGTACTTCGCCCTGGAGGGTCTCGGGCAGCTGCTGAACACCATCAAGATCGTGCGGCAGCATCTGAACACCGGGCTTGAGATCGAGGGCGTGCTGCTGACCATGTTCGACACGCGCACACGCCTGTCCGACCAGGTGGCTGAGGAGGTGCGCAAATACTTTGAGGACCGCGTGTTCAAGTCGGTTATAGCGCGCAACGTACGTTTGGCCGAGGCACCCAGCTTCGGCAAGCCCGCCCTGCTGTACGACTCCACCAGCACCGGCGCCAAGAACTACCTGTCGCTGGCGCGCGAGCTGATCCACCGCAACAAGAAGCTGTTCAAGGACAGCCCCGTTTTTGCCAACTAG
- the ald gene encoding alanine dehydrogenase, with amino-acid sequence MDALWRKAGMIMKVKEPIAEEYPRMREDQVIFTYFHFAASRELTEAVAESGAVAIAYETVEKEDGSLPLLIPMSEVAGRMATQEGAKYLEKPLKGRGVLLGGIPGVKPAKVMVLGGGIVGVNAAKIAAGMGADTTIFDINMPRLRYLDDVMPRNCSTMFSSEANIRMMLPDVDLVIGAVLKPGAKAPHLITREMLSEMRAGTVLVDVAIDQGGCFETSRATTHADPVYIVDDIVHYCVANMPGAVPYTSTLGLTNVTLPYAVDLANKGWKQALEEDPELRMGLNVVGGEIVYRDVAEAFDMDYRPVEEML; translated from the coding sequence GTGGATGCCCTCTGGCGGAAGGCCGGAATGATCATGAAGGTAAAGGAGCCTATTGCCGAGGAGTACCCTCGGATGCGCGAGGACCAGGTCATATTCACCTATTTCCACTTTGCCGCCAGCCGCGAGCTTACGGAGGCGGTGGCTGAATCGGGGGCGGTAGCCATAGCCTACGAAACCGTGGAGAAGGAGGACGGCTCCCTGCCGCTGCTGATTCCCATGAGTGAGGTGGCCGGACGCATGGCTACCCAGGAGGGCGCCAAATACCTGGAGAAGCCGCTGAAGGGCAGGGGGGTGCTGCTGGGGGGTATTCCCGGCGTGAAGCCCGCCAAAGTAATGGTGCTGGGCGGGGGGATCGTGGGAGTAAACGCCGCCAAGATTGCTGCCGGCATGGGCGCCGACACCACCATTTTTGACATTAATATGCCGCGCCTGCGCTACCTGGACGACGTAATGCCGCGCAATTGCTCCACCATGTTCTCCTCGGAAGCCAACATACGGATGATGCTGCCTGACGTAGACCTGGTGATCGGCGCCGTGCTCAAGCCGGGCGCCAAAGCTCCTCACCTCATCACGCGGGAGATGCTGAGCGAGATGCGGGCCGGAACCGTATTGGTTGATGTGGCCATCGACCAGGGCGGCTGCTTCGAGACATCCCGGGCCACCACCCACGCCGATCCGGTTTATATCGTTGATGATATCGTACACTACTGTGTGGCCAACATGCCCGGGGCCGTTCCCTACACCTCCACGTTGGGTCTCACCAATGTCACCCTTCCCTATGCGGTGGACCTGGCGAACAAGGGCTGGAAACAGGCCCTGGAAGAGGATCCTGAACTGCGTATGGGACTCAATGTGGTGGGCGGTGAGATTGTCTACCGCGATGTAGCCGAAGCCTTCGACATGGATTACCGCCCCGTCGAGGAGATGCTGTAG
- a CDS encoding zinc-dependent metalloprotease, giving the protein MTSTQPPYSAGEPTGPIPADLFPHSFQAAARLLCLLLALTLVSACSTTRNTAGGQDAPDRETQGQTADASGEEEDGYESVITDEAVSDEGLFTVHRVDDSFYYEIPDSLLGREILLISRVAQVPTDFFGFNSAGSSTGEQVFTLEKRGDKIQMRVRNYDNFAPDSAAIKFSVEANNFEPVVSAWDIEAIGPDSTTSVIEVTDFFTSDVPAISGLADYLRTMYQVRRVDGNRSYIESMKSFPENVETRHVLTYEAVNPPSEVQTNSLSLLMNQSMVLLPEEPMRPRYADDRVGYFSVSRINYGLNEQKAATQEFIRRWRMEPKDPEAYARGELVEPVEPIVYYLDPGTPERFRPYIIQGIEDWQEAFEAAGFKNAIIAKEPPTPEEDPDWNPEDVRYSVVRYVASTIRNAVGPSVSDPRTGEIIESDIIWYHNHLRSYRNRLMIETGAANPDARSLMLDEDLIGETMRRVISHEVGHAIGLPHNMQSSSAYPVDSLRSGSFTQEYGIATTIMEYARQNYIAQPGDENIRFIRKIGPYDKYSVNWGYRVIPEADTPEEEKPILDSWITEKEGDPVYRFGSAGGYDPSIQTEDLSDDPVQASTYGMMNLKRVVPNLIEWTSTPGESYDDLEEIYGELIGQWSRYVNHVITNIGGVYTYPKATDQEGPVYEPVPEDYQRKAMAFLNDNAFTTPEWLLDEDILRRIEHAGALERIGQLQGSHLRRVMDTDVMLRLIEAEGFSDGDTYTVSEMLGELRSGVWSEIYENENTDTYRRNLQRIYLDHIESLLNGEENDDVSHTDIQALLKEELRTLRGDVDDALPGASGLHRAHLVDVTERIDGMLDSD; this is encoded by the coding sequence ATGACATCCACCCAACCCCCCTATTCCGCAGGCGAGCCGACCGGCCCCATCCCGGCGGACCTGTTCCCCCACTCTTTTCAGGCGGCCGCCCGGCTGCTCTGCTTGCTGCTGGCCCTTACCCTGGTCTCCGCATGCAGCACCACCCGCAACACCGCGGGCGGCCAGGACGCCCCCGACCGTGAGACGCAAGGCCAAACGGCCGATGCCTCCGGTGAGGAGGAAGACGGCTACGAGAGCGTGATCACGGACGAGGCGGTCTCCGACGAGGGCCTTTTTACCGTGCACCGTGTGGACGACAGTTTCTACTACGAAATTCCCGACAGCCTGCTCGGACGCGAAATCCTGTTGATCAGCCGCGTGGCCCAGGTGCCCACCGATTTCTTCGGCTTTAACAGCGCCGGCTCCAGCACCGGCGAGCAGGTATTTACCCTTGAGAAACGGGGAGATAAAATCCAAATGCGCGTGCGCAACTACGACAACTTCGCCCCCGACAGCGCTGCCATTAAGTTTTCGGTGGAGGCCAACAACTTCGAACCCGTGGTGTCGGCGTGGGACATAGAGGCTATCGGACCCGATTCGACCACCTCGGTCATCGAGGTGACCGACTTCTTCACCAGCGACGTACCCGCCATCAGCGGACTGGCAGATTACCTCCGTACCATGTACCAGGTACGGCGCGTGGATGGCAACCGCAGCTACATCGAATCCATGAAGAGCTTCCCGGAGAACGTGGAGACGCGCCATGTGCTTACCTATGAGGCGGTGAATCCGCCCAGCGAGGTGCAGACCAACTCCCTTTCCCTCCTCATGAACCAGTCCATGGTACTGCTTCCCGAAGAGCCGATGCGTCCCCGCTACGCCGACGACCGCGTGGGCTACTTTTCGGTCTCACGCATCAATTACGGGCTGAATGAGCAGAAGGCCGCTACCCAGGAGTTCATCCGCCGCTGGAGGATGGAGCCGAAGGACCCCGAGGCCTACGCCCGCGGGGAGCTGGTGGAGCCGGTGGAACCCATTGTCTACTACCTCGATCCGGGTACGCCCGAACGCTTCCGTCCCTATATCATACAGGGCATTGAGGACTGGCAGGAGGCCTTCGAGGCGGCCGGTTTCAAAAACGCCATCATCGCCAAGGAGCCGCCCACCCCCGAGGAGGATCCCGACTGGAATCCCGAGGACGTCCGCTATTCGGTGGTGCGCTATGTGGCCAGTACCATCCGTAACGCCGTAGGTCCCAGCGTGTCCGACCCGCGGACCGGCGAGATCATCGAAAGTGACATCATCTGGTATCACAACCACCTGCGCTCCTACCGAAATCGTCTGATGATCGAGACCGGCGCAGCCAACCCCGACGCCCGCTCGCTCATGCTGGACGAAGACCTGATCGGCGAAACCATGCGCCGCGTGATCTCCCACGAGGTGGGCCACGCCATCGGACTGCCCCACAATATGCAGTCCAGCTCCGCTTATCCGGTGGACTCCCTGCGCTCGGGCTCCTTCACCCAGGAGTACGGCATCGCCACCACCATTATGGAGTACGCCCGCCAGAACTATATTGCCCAACCGGGCGACGAAAACATCCGCTTCATCCGCAAGATCGGGCCCTACGACAAGTACTCTGTAAACTGGGGCTACCGCGTCATCCCCGAAGCCGATACGCCCGAGGAGGAGAAGCCCATCCTCGACTCCTGGATCACCGAAAAGGAAGGCGACCCGGTCTACCGCTTCGGCAGTGCCGGAGGCTACGACCCGAGCATTCAGACCGAAGACCTCTCCGACGACCCGGTGCAGGCCTCCACCTACGGCATGATGAACCTCAAGCGCGTGGTGCCCAACCTCATCGAGTGGACCTCCACGCCGGGCGAGAGCTACGACGACCTCGAGGAGATCTACGGGGAGCTCATCGGTCAGTGGAGCCGCTACGTGAACCACGTGATCACCAACATCGGCGGGGTCTACACCTATCCCAAGGCCACCGACCAGGAAGGACCCGTCTACGAACCCGTCCCCGAGGATTACCAGCGCAAGGCCATGGCCTTCCTCAACGATAACGCCTTCACCACGCCCGAATGGCTGCTGGACGAGGATATCCTGCGGCGCATCGAGCACGCGGGTGCCCTTGAGCGCATAGGCCAGCTGCAGGGCTCGCACCTGCGGCGGGTGATGGATACCGACGTCATGCTGCGTCTCATCGAGGCCGAGGGCTTTTCGGACGGCGACACCTATACGGTGAGCGAGATGCTGGGCGAGCTTCGCAGCGGCGTCTGGTCGGAAATTTATGAGAACGAAAACACCGATACCTACCGGCGTAACCTGCAGCGCATCTACCTGGATCACATCGAGAGCCTGCTGAACGGGGAGGAGAATGACGATGTGAGCCACACCGATATCCAGGCACTGCTTAAAGAGGAGCTGCGTACCCTGCGAGGGGACGTGGACGACGCCCTGCCGGGCGCCTCAGGCCTGCACCGAGCTCACCTGGTGGACGTGACCGAGCGCATCGACGGCATGCTCGACAGCGACTGA
- a CDS encoding DUF58 domain-containing protein, with the protein MISKEILKKVRKIEIRTKGMVNNIFGGEYQSAFKGRGMEFSEVREYQFGDDIRMIDWNVTARTGDAFIKVFEEEREQTLMLCVDISPSGAFGSRSQSKTDLAIEVCAVLAFSAIKNSDKVGLVLFTDRIEKVIPPKKGRIHVLRLIRELLTTEPEGTGTDLSEALSYVNRLLNRRAIVIMASDFQDRDYERQIRITNRKHDLVNLMINDSLEDELPDLGIVPMHDAETGEEVLVDTSSKKVREAYRKRRKVRKAELRDLFMRMKIDCIELQTNQSYVRPLMNFFRRRMQRY; encoded by the coding sequence ATGATTTCTAAAGAGATACTCAAGAAAGTCCGCAAGATCGAGATCCGCACGAAGGGCATGGTGAACAATATCTTCGGCGGGGAATACCAGTCGGCCTTCAAGGGCCGCGGCATGGAGTTCTCTGAGGTGCGCGAATACCAGTTCGGGGACGACATACGGATGATCGACTGGAACGTGACCGCGCGGACGGGCGACGCTTTCATCAAGGTCTTCGAGGAGGAACGCGAGCAGACGCTCATGCTCTGCGTGGACATCTCCCCCAGCGGCGCATTCGGCTCCCGCAGCCAGAGCAAAACGGACCTGGCCATCGAGGTCTGCGCGGTGCTCGCCTTCAGCGCCATCAAGAACAGCGACAAGGTGGGGCTGGTGCTCTTCACAGACCGCATCGAGAAGGTGATTCCGCCCAAGAAGGGTCGCATCCATGTGCTCCGTCTTATCCGTGAACTGCTGACCACCGAGCCCGAAGGCACCGGCACCGACCTGAGCGAGGCCCTCTCCTACGTAAACCGCCTGCTCAACCGCCGCGCCATCGTCATCATGGCCAGCGATTTCCAGGACCGCGACTACGAGCGGCAGATCCGGATCACCAACCGCAAGCACGACCTGGTGAACCTGATGATCAACGACTCGCTGGAGGACGAACTGCCTGACCTGGGCATCGTGCCCATGCACGACGCCGAGACGGGTGAGGAGGTGCTGGTGGATACCTCCAGCAAAAAGGTGCGGGAGGCCTACCGCAAGAGAAGAAAGGTGCGGAAGGCCGAACTGAGAGACCTTTTCATGCGCATGAAGATCGACTGCATCGAGCTGCAGACCAACCAGTCTTACGTGCGCCCGCTCATGAATTTTTTCCGGCGGCGCATGCAGCGCTACTGA
- a CDS encoding peptidoglycan DD-metalloendopeptidase family protein, which produces MNLRNWLTAGLLLALLSGCAGGDEPKERNNTAAGDAETLSAADTTEARYDSYGFRVDNLQVSERQVRRNESLYLILDGLGFSRSEIYRITSRAENHIDFSDFKPGQDYRVYTRTADSSGGPVPAEGAAGEAHLAGEPATSGPSREEPSDDAPPVERLVWQSSDTDYVVFEFSDSLRIYRDAHEVVTRTAKTSAEITSSLYMAVTGQGASQVLAYKMSDVLAWEIDFFNLRDGDSFEVYYENTYVNGEYRGVGDILAIEFTHMGETHQAYRFAAGETEGFYDGEGNSVQKALLKAPFRYNQRISSGFNPRRFHPVLKERRPHNGVDYAAPHGTPVLSTGAGTVVEAGYRGANGNWVKIRHNGTFDTAYLHLSGFASGIRRGATVDQGEVIGYVGATGRVTGTHLHYQLYRNGSPVNPLTIDLPSSESVPQELLDEFMQRRNELRAQLLTLEHPHPILSAR; this is translated from the coding sequence TTGAATCTCAGGAATTGGCTGACTGCCGGACTGCTGCTTGCCCTGCTTTCGGGGTGCGCGGGCGGCGATGAACCTAAGGAAAGGAACAATACGGCAGCGGGTGACGCCGAGACCCTCTCTGCGGCCGATACCACCGAGGCCCGCTACGACAGCTACGGGTTTCGCGTAGACAACCTGCAGGTGTCCGAGCGGCAGGTTAGGCGCAACGAGAGCCTCTATCTTATCCTGGACGGGCTGGGCTTCAGCCGATCGGAGATCTACCGCATTACCAGCCGGGCCGAAAATCACATCGACTTTTCCGACTTCAAGCCGGGGCAGGACTACCGCGTCTACACGCGCACGGCCGATTCTTCCGGTGGACCGGTTCCGGCCGAAGGCGCCGCGGGCGAGGCGCACCTTGCCGGTGAGCCGGCCACCTCGGGTCCCAGCCGCGAAGAACCCTCGGACGACGCTCCTCCCGTAGAGAGGCTCGTCTGGCAGTCCAGCGACACCGACTACGTCGTCTTCGAGTTCAGCGATTCCCTGCGCATCTACCGTGACGCCCACGAGGTTGTCACCCGCACGGCCAAGACCTCGGCCGAGATCACCAGCTCCCTCTACATGGCGGTCACGGGGCAGGGCGCAAGCCAGGTACTGGCCTACAAGATGTCCGATGTGCTGGCATGGGAGATCGACTTTTTCAACCTCCGCGACGGCGATTCCTTCGAGGTCTACTACGAGAACACCTACGTCAATGGTGAGTACCGGGGGGTGGGTGATATCCTGGCCATCGAGTTCACCCACATGGGCGAGACGCACCAGGCCTACCGTTTTGCCGCCGGTGAGACGGAAGGTTTTTACGACGGGGAAGGCAACAGCGTGCAGAAAGCCCTGCTCAAGGCCCCCTTCCGCTACAACCAGCGTATCAGCTCCGGCTTCAATCCCCGCCGTTTTCACCCGGTTCTCAAGGAGCGGCGCCCGCACAACGGGGTGGACTACGCCGCCCCTCACGGCACGCCCGTGCTTTCCACCGGCGCCGGCACGGTGGTGGAGGCCGGCTACCGCGGCGCCAACGGCAACTGGGTCAAGATTCGCCACAACGGCACCTTCGACACCGCCTACCTCCACCTGAGCGGCTTCGCGAGCGGCATCCGCCGCGGGGCGACGGTAGACCAGGGCGAGGTGATCGGCTACGTGGGTGCCACGGGAAGGGTGACCGGCACGCACCTGCACTACCAGCTCTACCGTAACGGCTCGCCGGTGAATCCTCTTACCATCGACCTGCCTTCCTCGGAATCGGTGCCGCAGGAGCTCCTGGATGAGTTCATGCAGCGCCGCAACGAGCTGCGTGCCCAGCTTCTGACCCTGGAGCATCCCCATCCCATCCTGAGCGCGCGGTAG
- a CDS encoding VWA domain-containing protein yields MTWANPQWLWLLLLLVPLIGLHLWRRFRRRRPSLTFSDTSSLKGLPGNWRVYGTWIPPLLQWAAVALVIMGLARPQLQNTTVERNAEGIDIVMSLDISTSMKAEDLKPNRFEAARQVATDFIDKRISDRIGLVVFARKSFTVVPPTLDYSLLKQLLGEVEMGVIEDGTAIGMGIATAVNRLKESQAESKVVILLTDGQNNSGEIDPVTAADLATTYDIKIYTIGAGTRGTAPYPVQDPIFGKRYQNVKVDIDEEMLTQIADMTGGRYFRATDTDSLQQIYNEIDELERTEIEEIIYTDYQDLYPRFLLPAFLLLVAAVVTDKIVFRTRLA; encoded by the coding sequence ATGACCTGGGCAAATCCACAATGGCTTTGGCTGCTGCTCCTGCTGGTGCCCCTGATTGGGCTGCACCTTTGGCGGCGCTTCAGGCGCCGGCGGCCCAGCCTCACCTTTTCAGACACCTCCAGTCTGAAGGGGCTGCCCGGAAACTGGCGCGTCTACGGCACATGGATCCCTCCCCTGCTGCAGTGGGCCGCCGTGGCCCTGGTGATTATGGGACTGGCCCGTCCCCAGCTTCAAAATACCACCGTGGAGCGCAACGCCGAGGGCATCGATATTGTCATGTCCCTGGACATCTCCACCTCTATGAAGGCCGAAGACCTCAAGCCCAACCGTTTCGAGGCGGCGCGGCAGGTGGCCACCGATTTCATCGACAAGCGCATCTCCGACCGCATTGGACTGGTGGTCTTCGCCCGCAAAAGCTTCACCGTTGTCCCGCCCACCCTCGACTACAGCCTGCTCAAGCAGCTGCTGGGCGAGGTGGAGATGGGCGTGATTGAAGACGGCACCGCCATCGGCATGGGCATCGCCACCGCCGTGAACCGCCTCAAGGAGAGCCAGGCCGAGAGCAAGGTGGTGATCCTGCTCACCGACGGGCAGAACAACTCCGGGGAGATCGATCCCGTCACAGCAGCCGACCTGGCCACCACCTACGACATCAAGATCTACACCATCGGGGCGGGTACGCGCGGGACGGCCCCCTACCCGGTACAGGATCCCATCTTCGGCAAGCGCTACCAGAACGTGAAGGTGGACATTGACGAGGAGATGCTCACCCAGATCGCCGACATGACCGGGGGACGCTACTTCCGCGCCACAGACACCGACAGCCTGCAGCAGATCTACAACGAGATTGATGAGCTGGAACGCACCGAAATTGAAGAGATCATCTACACCGACTACCAGGATCTCTACCCGCGTTTCCTGCTGCCGGCCTTCCTGCTGCTGGTGGCCGCCGTGGTCACCGACAAGATCGTTTTCCGCACCCGCCTGGCCTAG
- a CDS encoding NAD(P)-binding protein, whose product MSSQEKDKKELGMRPGITRRDFLNTTLLGAGGALLAAASPLAVTGCLSRGGGPRKDPWWGYGAVGDYARSPGNSRRSMEAAHRLRDGVYDGQELQGEDTGEVYDMVIVGGGMSGLGAAHYFHKHAGDGRRCLLLDNHAIFGGEAKRNEFVVDGERLMGPQGSNDFGVPSRGSRSLSGRIFDDLNIPREYDFREWDESLKPLGFGLDNYAHMTGVVESKVDIGYWFGPGGADAADEGNGSGFWRTNIWRRDLENAPWPEELKRDMLRWRYHRWEDRGEDFGRMLDSMSYRDLLEKELELPHEVTEYIAPVIGLINGASPDAVSAYAASQVGMPGTGRPRGRDASLPLSFPGGNTAFARYFVKGMIPEAIEGGHTFGDITNGKVRFEALDREEAPLRLRMGATVVRVEHQGEPGAADRVWITYEKDGKVRRVQARGVAMASGGWVNKHILRDLPPEMRQAYESFQYAPAMVANVALTNWRFLYDLGITAAQWNDGGFGFSCNIRRPMTAGGYRPPLHPDRPTVLTFYMGFGSPGVPLARQMSEGRWKLFGTTFFDFEKELRRQMLEQFGAHGFDPAKDIAGIVLNRWGHARLVQPPGFYFGGEDGPSPREVVENGYGRVAIGHSELNGHQNWSGGVAQGYRAAEQVLGML is encoded by the coding sequence ATGAGCAGCCAGGAAAAGGATAAAAAGGAACTGGGCATGCGGCCCGGCATCACGCGCCGCGATTTCCTGAACACCACCCTTCTGGGAGCGGGCGGGGCGCTGCTCGCCGCTGCCTCCCCCCTGGCGGTTACGGGCTGCCTCTCCCGCGGGGGCGGACCCCGCAAGGACCCCTGGTGGGGCTACGGGGCCGTGGGTGACTACGCCCGATCCCCCGGCAACTCGCGGCGGTCCATGGAAGCCGCACATCGCCTGCGCGACGGGGTGTACGACGGACAAGAGCTGCAGGGAGAGGACACCGGGGAGGTCTACGACATGGTGATCGTGGGCGGGGGTATGAGTGGGCTGGGCGCAGCCCACTACTTCCACAAGCATGCCGGCGACGGACGCCGCTGCCTGCTGCTCGACAATCACGCCATCTTCGGCGGCGAGGCCAAGCGCAACGAATTCGTGGTTGACGGGGAGCGCCTGATGGGTCCGCAGGGCTCCAACGACTTCGGCGTGCCCTCCCGCGGTTCGCGCTCGCTCTCGGGCCGGATCTTCGACGATCTGAACATTCCCAGGGAGTACGATTTCAGGGAATGGGACGAGTCGCTGAAGCCCCTCGGTTTCGGCCTGGACAACTACGCGCACATGACCGGGGTGGTGGAGTCGAAGGTGGACATCGGCTACTGGTTCGGTCCCGGCGGAGCGGACGCCGCGGACGAAGGAAACGGCAGCGGCTTCTGGCGCACCAACATCTGGCGCCGCGACCTCGAAAACGCCCCCTGGCCGGAGGAGCTGAAGCGGGACATGCTGCGCTGGCGCTACCACCGGTGGGAGGATCGCGGCGAGGACTTTGGGCGCATGCTGGATAGCATGAGCTACCGCGACCTGCTGGAGAAGGAGCTGGAACTCCCGCATGAAGTGACCGAATACATCGCCCCGGTCATTGGACTCATCAACGGGGCCAGCCCCGACGCGGTGTCGGCCTACGCCGCCTCCCAGGTGGGCATGCCCGGCACGGGGCGTCCGCGCGGCAGGGACGCCTCCCTCCCCCTCTCCTTTCCGGGCGGAAACACCGCCTTCGCGCGTTATTTCGTCAAGGGAATGATCCCCGAAGCTATCGAGGGGGGTCACACCTTCGGCGATATCACCAACGGCAAGGTACGCTTCGAGGCCCTTGACCGCGAGGAAGCTCCTCTGCGGCTGCGCATGGGGGCGACGGTGGTGCGCGTGGAGCATCAGGGCGAGCCGGGGGCGGCCGACCGCGTCTGGATCACCTACGAAAAGGACGGAAAAGTGCGTCGCGTGCAGGCACGAGGGGTGGCCATGGCCTCCGGGGGCTGGGTCAACAAACACATCCTGCGCGACCTGCCGCCGGAGATGCGACAGGCCTACGAAAGTTTCCAGTATGCCCCGGCCATGGTAGCCAACGTGGCGCTCACCAACTGGCGCTTCCTCTACGACCTCGGCATCACTGCCGCACAGTGGAACGACGGCGGCTTCGGCTTTTCCTGCAATATACGTCGCCCCATGACCGCCGGCGGCTACCGGCCGCCCCTGCACCCCGACCGGCCGACGGTGCTCACCTTCTACATGGGCTTCGGGTCTCCCGGCGTGCCCCTGGCCCGGCAGATGAGCGAGGGACGATGGAAGCTCTTCGGAACCACCTTTTTTGACTTCGAGAAAGAGCTGCGCCGGCAGATGCTGGAGCAGTTCGGGGCGCACGGCTTCGACCCGGCGAAGGATATAGCCGGCATCGTCCTCAACCGCTGGGGACACGCCCGCCTGGTGCAGCCGCCGGGCTTCTACTTCGGCGGTGAGGACGGGCCCTCCCCGCGTGAGGTGGTTGAAAACGGTTACGGCCGCGTGGCCATCGGACACTCCGAACTCAATGGGCACCAGAACTGGTCCGGGGGCGTGGCGCAGGGCTACCGCGCCGCCGAACAGGTGCTGGGCATGCTCTAG